From a single Toxoplasma gondii ME49 chromosome II, whole genome shotgun sequence genomic region:
- a CDS encoding hypothetical protein (encoded by transcript TGME49_297120), giving the protein MCGCPSLYDSLKVCKSFYSGQIRRSGKLTIAVPSLRRANPLSVVLSTDQLPLSCAGTGAVLLDRFCPGREVCFQNVFFTGVFKMHTEYSAQQADRSVPSSSSLYQHYCQELDSELSRYSLDALQQRQQELQHELDLMDEREKSQSLSAQAELNRETEKRQQAFYSTQGQLSQTYHNHQPLREQLSEPQFFARENQPQPRQDHIERQERYCQSPQEATVRQSPHVPEPAEKTPAEQSGTANGHPNIFDNQVLEELRRTGRAVVHTTAGTYVFSPSEDGQTIHCAVYPPGTFDSQEQREPPMLGAPTAAEPPVLDPLRAAPASRFYPQESPEAQFQKERPVVPSSIGMGEATKGYTSHPIGRDEEFAQRRWEQTQLHSNNANAGTSNQHFNQHVLIPNSQQVQDNAPKLVEFCIDALESVGRPLCEQGSYVSVAAYVHTVEENKPHLKTIPVPIDASGCVNFGGAPLQMIWRGEEFVHMKVYQERQYEAMGEAVGFIKLQFATLNAENAPMKVMLVGKENEPNGFLILRFSILGSLTSATSQSQGPVAVPALAVPQLGRSAGMSPAETYSLRDSLPYGTSTYTATHSLQSSAGPGNQLPTLPVGFLGHQTPEHQGDYLPQHRGSQFAAYASLTDARGRGYPQEAGCPDGRGIDRNAPIDGISNRDVEIQGQWEGADVQARASPQAHRGASLRMALPSPTSVSFPHGGRTEVDTSGKEKRVVPKKAAAKSAQNGSKPGVGRRSLLQRWGRGWCCEMSTGADLN; this is encoded by the exons ATGTGCGGCTGTCCTTCCCTATACGACAGCTTGAAAGTTTGCAAGTCTTTTTATTCTGGACAAATACGTAGGAGTGGGAAGCTTACAATCGCAGTTCCAAGTCTCCGCCGTGCCAaccctctctctgttgtcttAAGCACAGACCAGCTGCCGTTGTCTTGCGCCGGCACGGGAGCGGTTCTTTTGGACCGCTTTTGCCCAGGAAGGGAAGTCTGTTTCCAGAACGTATTTTTTACCGGCGTTTTCAAAATGCACACCGAGTACAGCGCCCAGCAGGCGGATCGCTCCGTcccgtcctcgtcttccttgtACCAGCACTACTGTCAGGAACTCGACTCGGAGCTGTCGCGTTACTCCCTCGACGCACTCCAGCAGCGTCAGCAAGAGTTGCAGCACGAGTTGGACCTCATGGATGAACGCGAGAAAAgtcagtctctctctgcgcaggCTGAACTGAAtagagaaaccgagaagaggcagcaggcgTTTTACTCAACTCAAGGACAGCTATCTCAGACGTATCACAACCACCAGCCGCTGCGTGAGCAGCTTTCCGAACCGCAGTTTTTTGCTCGCGAGAACCAGCCCCAGCCCCGGCAAGACCACATAGAGCGACAAGAACGTTATTGCCAAAGTCCGCAGGAAGCCACAGTGCGTCAGAGTCCCCATGTACCGGAACCCGCGGAGAAAACACCGGCAGAACAGAGTGGAACAGCAAACGGACACCCAAATATCTTCGACAACCAAGTGCTTGAGGAACTCCGTCGCACCGGCAGAGCCGTCGTCCACACCACCGCTGGAACTTACGTCTTCTCCCCGTCAGAAG aCGGCCAGACCATTCACTGCGCTGTCTACCCACCCGGCACCTTTGACTCTCAAG aacagagagagccaCCGATGCTCGGCGCGCCAACAGCCGCGGAGCCCCCCGTTCTGGACCCGTTGAGAGCCGCTCCTGCGAGTCGTTTTTACCCGCAAGAATCCCCAGAGGCACAGTTCCAGAAAGAGCGACCGGTGGTCCCTTCGTCAATTGGAATGGGGGAAGCCACCAAAGGCTACACATCGCACCCTATTGGGCGTGACGAGGAATTTGCACAGAGGAGATGGGAGCAGACACAACTGCACA GCAACAACGCAAATGCAGGAACGTCGAATCAGCATTTCAACCAGCACGTTCTTATTCCGAATTCCCAACAGGTGCAAGACAACGCTCCCAAG CTGGTTGAGTTCTGCATTGACGCCTTGGAGTCCGTTGGACGTCCACTTTGCGAACAAGGAAGCTACGTGTCAGTAGCGGCTTACGTTCACACTgtcgaagaaaacaagcCCCACCTGAAAACAATCCCTGTACCCATCGACGCATCCGGATGCGTGAACTTTGGGGGAG CACCTCTCCAAATGATatggagaggcgaggagttTGTGCACATGAAGGTTTACCAAGAG AGGCAATACGAGGCGATGGGAGAAGCCGTGGGGTTCATCAAACTCCAGTTTGCAACGTTGAATGCAGAGAACGCACCGATGAAAGTAATGCTGGTgggaaaggagaacgaaCCTAACGGCTTCCTAATTCTTCGATTTTCAATCTTGGGTTCGCTGACGTCCGCAACTAGCCAGTCTCAAGGTCCCGTCGCTGTGCCTGCACTGGCCGTTCCTCAACTGGGCAGGAGTGCTGGCATGTCTCCCGCCGAAACGTACTCTCTACGAGACAGCCTTCCCT ACGGCACAAGCACTTACACTGCCACCCACTCGCTGCAGAGTTCTGCGGGGCCAGGCAATCAACTGCCCACTCTTCCCGTTGGCTTTCTTGGGCACCAGACGCCTGAGCACCAGGGGGACTACCTGCCCCAGCACCGCGGATCCCAGTTTGCCGCTTACGCTTCTTTGACAGATGCGCGTGGTCGTGGCTACCCGCAAGAAGCAGGTTGTCCCGATGGACGTGGCATTGACAGAAATGCACCGATCGATGGCATTTCGAACCGTGACGTAGAAATCCAAGGTCAATGGGAAGGTGCAGACGTGCAGGCGCGTGCCTCCCCTCAAGCACACCGCGGTGCGTCCTTGCGCATGGCGTTGCCTTCTCCcacttctgtttctttcccgCATGGCGGTCGTACTGAGGTTGACACCTCAGGCAAGGAGAAGCGTGTTGTGCCAAAGAAAGCGGCGGCAAAATCCGCTCAGAACGGTTCGAAACCAGGTGTTGGTCGGAGA TCACTTCTCCAGCGCTGGGGCCGCGGATGGTGCTGCGAGATGAGCACCGGCGCCGATCTCAACTGA
- a CDS encoding hypothetical protein (encoded by transcript TGME49_297130) yields MAFFSCCNCDPETEEETQVNLETDRPNSEASTDGQPLTPEQKQKEKERLQALVKAFAKAAVAGASCFFIDVSSQQKIPATYILDKSLKMFTVAFSSGVEHSFSLSSLQDVYSYEDLLHSDSTASLAQEPGIANLSDSDKRKLIMLEYLDASHRRLNRLFLMETGEDEMRDRFLTCMRILKLYSLTPAQSATNGGDQANGSR; encoded by the exons ATGGCGTTCTTCTCGTGCTGTAACTGTGatccggagacagaggaggagacacaggtCAATTTAGAGACG GATAGACCCAACAGTGAAGCAAGCACCGACGGACAGCCGCTGACGCCggaacagaagcagaaagagaaagagcgccTTCAGGCGTTG GTGAAGGCGTTCGCGAAGGCTGCCGTGGCGGGAGCAAGTTGCTTTTTCATCGACGTTTCCTCTCAGCAAAAGATCCCCGCGACATACATCCTAGATAAATCGTTGAAAATGTTCACGGTGGCTTTCTCGAGTGGCGTCGAACActccttcagtctctcctcA CTGCAAGATGTCTACTCCTACGAAGACTTACTCCACTCCGACAGCACCGCGAGCTTAGCGCAGGAGCCGGGAATCGCGAATCTTTCAGACAGCGACAAGCGGAAGTTAATTATGCTCGAGTACCTGGATGCTTCGCACCGGCGACTCAACCGTTTGTTTCTCATGGAAACTGGTGAAGACGAGATGAGAGATCGATTTCtcacgtgcatgcgcattcTCAAATTGTACTCTCTTACTCCGGCTCAGAGTGCAACCAATGGTGGTGATCAAGCGAATGGTTCAAGATAA